GATTTACCGACAGCTTCGGCAATTTGCTGATGCGTTAAATCAAATTCATTCATTAAACGTTGCAATGCCTGTGCTTCTTCCATGGCATTTAGATCTTCGCGCTGAATGTTTTCAATGAGAGCGATCGCAACTGCGGCTTCATCGGGAACGTCTTTAATCAGACAAGGAACAACATCCAAACCTGCAATTTGACTCGCTCTCCAACGACGCTCACCAGCAATGATTTCATAGCTTTCTTCTGCCAGCTTACGAACCACGATGGGTTGAATGATACCTTGAGAACGGATAGACGAGGCTAAATCTTCCAGTGCCTCAGAGGCCATGTCTTTACGAGGTTGGTATTTACCTGGACGTAAAAATTCAACAGGTAATTTCTGTAGCTCACCTTTTTGTGCCAGCGTTTCAACATCACCGTCTGTAGCAGCTCTTTGCTGACTGGTTGCTAACAAGGCGTCTAATCCACGCCCCAAACCTCTTTTCTTTGCTGACATGATTTCCTCTATCGTTTTATTCGAAACAGACCTGATACAACACCACTAATTGAACCCTCAGTTGAATTAGGCTGTTTGTACTTTTCTCTCACGGCGAAGGATTTCTCCTGCCAGTGCCAAATATGCCTTGGCTCCTGTAGAAGACTTTTCATAATACATAGCCGGTGCCCCAAAACTTGGCGCTTCAGCCAAACGTACATTTCTTGGAATAACAGTACGATATACCTGCTCACCAAAATGACGTTTTAGTTGTTCAGAAACATCGTTGGCCAAACGATTGCGGGGATCGTACATAGTCCTTAGCACACCTTCAACTCGCAAATCCGGATTTACTACAGATGCCAATTTTTGAATGGTGTCCAGCAAGGCTGTTAATCCTTCCAAGGCAAAATATTCACATTGCATTGGTACTAATACTGAATCGGCAGCCGCCATTGCATTAACGGTGAGTTGATTCAAAGATGGTGGGCAATCAATAAAAATAAAATCGTATTTATCTCTAACGGGTTGCAAAGAGTTACGTAAACGTAATTCCCGGGCAAACACTTCCATGAGCTTGATCTCTGCAGCGGTTACATCACCATTTGCAGCAATGAGATCATATTTTCCGGTGGGTGATTGGATAATGACTTCTTCAATAGGCTGTTCTTCAATCAGCAACTCATATACCGTTGAAGCAACGCCGTACTTATCAACACCACTGCCCATAGTGGCATTACCTTGTGGATCAAGATCAATCAACAATACTTTGCGTTTAGTTGCAGCCATAGACGCTGCAACATTGATGGCAGTAGTGGTTTTACCTACACCGCCTTTCTGATTTGCAATTGCGATTACCTTACCCAACGTGAACCTTCCCGTTATTGCTTTTTAATCATTATGACATGTCGTTGTGCTTCCAATCCGGGCACTTCTACGACATGACTTTCTTGCAATGCAAATCCTTCAGGAATAGCCTGGATTTCTTGTTCAGGATATTGGCCTTTTAAGGCAATGAATACGCCGTTTTGATCTACCAAGTGCTGACAAGAATTCAGCATATCGTCGATAGACGCATAAGCACGGGTAATAACACCGTCAAACCCCTGCTCACAAGTGTAGTCTTCTACTCTGGATTGCACGGGCTCTATATTGGCAAGTTTTAATTCAAAAGCAACTTGTTTTAGGAATCGAATTCGCTTGCCAAGACTATCCAGTAATACGAAATGACTGTCAGGTAACATGATTGATAAAGGCACACCGGGTAATCCAGGCCCTGTACCTACATCAATAAAACGTTTTCCCTGCACATAAGGACTTACTGCAATTGAATCCACTAAATGCACAGCGACCATATCCAGTGGATCACGTACTGATGTGAGGTTATAGGCTTTGTTCCATTTATGGATCATTTCCAGAAACTTTACCAACAACTGTTGTTTTTCATTGCTGACATCAAAAGGCAGCGATTGGCAATAATCAGCCAGTTTTGTTTGAATTTTTTCTATAGGAAACATCAGGCGGACTTTCTCAGTAAACCTTGTTTTTTCAAATACACTAGCAGCAATGAAATGGCAGCTGGCGTAACACCTGAAATTCGCGATGCTTTACCAATGGTTTCCGGCCTGGCTTCTTTTAGCTTGGCAACCACTTCATTGGATAAACCGGAAATAACACTGTAATCAAAATCCGTTGGCAACAATGTATTTTCATTACGCTGCGTTTTAGCAATTTCGTCTTTTTGACGCTCGATATAACCCGCGTATTTGATTTGAATTTCAACCTGCTCAGCAGCTTGAACATTTTGTTCAACCAAACCAGGGCCAAATGCTTCAATTTGCATTAAGCGTTCATAGGTCATTTCCGGACGACGGATCAATTCTTCCAG
Above is a window of Paraneptunicella aestuarii DNA encoding:
- a CDS encoding ParB/RepB/Spo0J family partition protein; the encoded protein is MSAKKRGLGRGLDALLATSQQRAATDGDVETLAQKGELQKLPVEFLRPGKYQPRKDMASEALEDLASSIRSQGIIQPIVVRKLAEESYEIIAGERRWRASQIAGLDVVPCLIKDVPDEAAVAIALIENIQREDLNAMEEAQALQRLMNEFDLTHQQIAEAVGKSRTAVTNILRLNNLNDDVKLMLEHGDIEMGHARALLSLEGEQQSEAARVVANKGMTVRDAEHLVRKMQQPQQKTNEKLVDPDVKKLESSLSENLGAPVSISHNAKGKGKLVINFSDLDQLDGILARIKHEN
- a CDS encoding ParA family protein; translated protein: MGKVIAIANQKGGVGKTTTAINVAASMAATKRKVLLIDLDPQGNATMGSGVDKYGVASTVYELLIEEQPIEEVIIQSPTGKYDLIAANGDVTAAEIKLMEVFARELRLRNSLQPVRDKYDFIFIDCPPSLNQLTVNAMAAADSVLVPMQCEYFALEGLTALLDTIQKLASVVNPDLRVEGVLRTMYDPRNRLANDVSEQLKRHFGEQVYRTVIPRNVRLAEAPSFGAPAMYYEKSSTGAKAYLALAGEILRRERKVQTA
- the rsmG gene encoding 16S rRNA (guanine(527)-N(7))-methyltransferase RsmG, which produces MFPIEKIQTKLADYCQSLPFDVSNEKQQLLVKFLEMIHKWNKAYNLTSVRDPLDMVAVHLVDSIAVSPYVQGKRFIDVGTGPGLPGVPLSIMLPDSHFVLLDSLGKRIRFLKQVAFELKLANIEPVQSRVEDYTCEQGFDGVITRAYASIDDMLNSCQHLVDQNGVFIALKGQYPEQEIQAIPEGFALQESHVVEVPGLEAQRHVIMIKKQ